A genome region from Rhodopseudomonas boonkerdii includes the following:
- a CDS encoding helix-turn-helix domain-containing protein — MAPSGGRSVFIGPRLRRLRRDLGLTQADMAADLEISAPYVALLERNQRPMTADMLLRLARTYTIDLADLAGDGGADSTARLQSILKEPMFSDIDIPSLEISDLAVSYPGMAEAFLRLYTAYREEQLALAERRGPAPAGGATEEGAGYDANDPVAEVRRFLAARKNNFAAIDDAAERLAQATSGASGFIERLKTRHKLQVRYMPPDVMLGSVRRLDLHRRQLLLEDSLDTASLNFQLAQQLAYLELGNEINTALEDSKFTSKSAELLARRALAGYAAAATVMPYAAFARAAETRRYDLEALARQFGVSFEQCAHRVTTLQRPGAEKVPFFLIRVDPAGNVSKLLDGAGFPFAKHGGACPLWSVHNVFRTPRELVTQWLELPDGQRFFSIARTVTAGGGSFGAQRIERAIAVGCAAEHASQLIYTRDGAGPRADAPTPVGVACRVCHRPRCTARSALPIGRELLPDDFRTLSVPFGFSAE; from the coding sequence ATGGCGCCATCCGGAGGTCGTTCGGTCTTTATCGGCCCGCGTCTGCGGCGTCTGCGGCGCGATCTCGGCCTGACTCAGGCCGATATGGCCGCGGATCTGGAGATTTCGGCGCCTTATGTTGCGCTGCTCGAGCGCAACCAGCGGCCGATGACGGCTGACATGCTGCTCCGTCTCGCGCGGACCTACACCATCGATCTCGCCGATCTCGCCGGCGATGGCGGCGCGGATTCGACGGCGCGGCTGCAGTCGATCCTCAAGGAGCCGATGTTCTCCGACATCGACATTCCCTCGCTCGAAATCAGCGATCTCGCCGTTTCCTATCCCGGCATGGCCGAGGCCTTTCTGCGCCTCTACACGGCCTATCGCGAGGAGCAGCTTGCGCTCGCCGAACGCCGCGGGCCCGCGCCGGCCGGTGGCGCGACGGAGGAGGGCGCTGGCTACGACGCCAACGATCCCGTCGCCGAAGTCCGTCGTTTCCTCGCTGCCCGCAAGAACAACTTTGCAGCGATCGACGATGCCGCCGAACGCCTCGCGCAGGCGACGTCGGGCGCGAGCGGGTTCATCGAGCGACTGAAGACGCGTCACAAGCTGCAGGTGCGCTACATGCCGCCGGATGTCATGCTCGGCTCCGTGCGGCGTCTCGATCTGCATCGCCGGCAATTGCTGCTGGAAGACTCGCTCGACACCGCCAGCCTCAATTTCCAGCTTGCGCAGCAGCTCGCCTATCTCGAACTCGGCAACGAGATCAATACGGCGCTGGAAGACAGCAAGTTTACCAGCAAGAGCGCCGAACTCCTCGCGCGGCGCGCGCTTGCGGGCTACGCGGCCGCAGCGACCGTAATGCCCTATGCGGCCTTTGCGCGTGCCGCGGAAACGCGCCGCTACGATCTCGAAGCACTCGCGCGCCAGTTCGGCGTGAGTTTCGAACAATGCGCCCATCGTGTCACCACGCTGCAGCGGCCGGGTGCGGAGAAGGTGCCGTTCTTTCTCATTCGCGTCGATCCTGCCGGCAATGTCTCGAAGCTGCTCGATGGCGCCGGCTTTCCGTTCGCCAAACATGGCGGCGCGTGTCCGTTGTGGTCCGTACACAACGTCTTCCGCACACCGCGCGAACTGGTGACGCAGTGGCTGGAATTGCCTGACGGTCAGCGTTTCTTTTCCATTGCACGCACGGTGACGGCGGGGGGCGGTTCGTTCGGTGCGCAGAGGATCGAGCGCGCGATCGCGGTCGGCTGTGCGGCCGAGCATGCGAGCCAGTTGATCTATACGCGCGATGGTGCCGGTCCGCGTGCGGATGCGCCGACGCCGGTGGGCGTGGCGTGCCGCGTCTGCCATCGTCCACGTTGTACCGCTCGCTCGGCGCTTCCCATCGGTCGCGAACTCCTGCCCGACGATTTCAGAACGCTCAGTGTGCCGTTCGGATTTTCAGCGGAGTGA
- a CDS encoding isocitrate lyase gives MNFQPRGISDQIIQGPGSYASEVEAAAALLKTQPTWNGVGAEAVARMRLQNRFKTGLDIARYTAAQMRADMARYDNDATKYTQSLGCWHGFIAQQKLISVKKHFGTTDRTYLYLSGWMIAALRSEFGPLPDQSMHEKTSVPALIEELYTFLRQADSRELNDTFRAIDAARKAGDKAKEADLIAKVDNFQTHVVPVIADIDAGFGNAEATYLLAKKMIEAGACALQIENQVSDEKQCGHQDGKVTVPHEVFLAKIRACRHAFLELGVEDGIVVTRTDSLGAGLTQQIAVSHKPGDLGDQYNSFLDCEEVDASNIGNGDVVITRNGKLMRPKRLPSNLYQFRPGTGEDRVVLDCITSLQNGADLLWIETERPNVEQIAKMVDRIREVVPNAKLAYNNSPSFNWTLNFRWQVFDEMKAAGKDVSKYNRAELMKAEYDDTELAKQADELIRTFQADSAKRAGIFHHLITLPTYHTAALSTDNLAKEYFGEQGMLGYVKGVQRQEIRQGIACVKHQNMAGSDIGDEHKEYFAGAAALKAGGEHNTMNQFG, from the coding sequence ATGAACTTCCAGCCACGCGGCATCAGCGACCAGATCATCCAGGGCCCCGGCTCCTATGCGAGCGAGGTCGAGGCGGCGGCGGCGCTGCTCAAGACGCAGCCGACCTGGAACGGCGTCGGCGCCGAAGCGGTCGCGCGCATGCGCCTGCAGAACCGCTTCAAGACCGGCCTCGACATCGCCCGCTACACCGCGGCGCAGATGCGCGCCGACATGGCCCGCTATGACAATGACGCGACCAAGTACACCCAGTCGCTCGGCTGCTGGCATGGCTTCATCGCGCAGCAGAAGCTGATCTCGGTAAAGAAGCACTTCGGCACCACCGACCGCACCTATCTCTATCTCTCCGGCTGGATGATCGCGGCGCTTCGTTCCGAATTCGGCCCGCTGCCGGACCAGTCCATGCACGAGAAGACCTCGGTGCCCGCGCTGATCGAAGAACTCTACACCTTCCTGCGTCAGGCGGACTCGCGCGAGCTCAACGACACTTTCCGTGCCATCGATGCTGCCCGCAAGGCCGGCGACAAGGCGAAGGAAGCCGACCTGATCGCCAAGGTCGATAATTTCCAGACCCATGTCGTCCCTGTCATCGCCGATATCGATGCGGGCTTCGGCAATGCGGAAGCGACCTATCTGCTTGCCAAGAAGATGATCGAGGCCGGCGCCTGCGCGCTGCAGATCGAGAACCAGGTCTCGGACGAGAAGCAGTGCGGCCATCAGGACGGCAAGGTCACCGTGCCGCATGAAGTCTTCCTCGCGAAGATCCGCGCCTGCCGCCATGCCTTCCTCGAACTCGGCGTCGAAGACGGCATCGTCGTCACCCGCACCGACTCGCTCGGCGCCGGCCTGACGCAGCAGATCGCCGTCAGCCACAAGCCCGGCGATCTCGGCGACCAGTACAACAGCTTCCTGGATTGCGAGGAAGTCGATGCGTCGAACATCGGCAATGGCGATGTCGTCATCACCCGCAATGGCAAGCTGATGCGCCCGAAGCGCCTGCCGAGCAATCTCTACCAGTTCCGTCCAGGCACCGGCGAAGATCGCGTCGTGCTCGACTGCATCACCTCGCTGCAGAACGGCGCCGACCTGCTCTGGATCGAGACCGAGCGCCCGAATGTCGAACAGATCGCCAAGATGGTCGACCGAATCCGCGAAGTCGTGCCGAATGCGAAGCTGGCCTACAACAACTCGCCGTCCTTCAACTGGACGCTGAACTTCCGCTGGCAGGTGTTTGACGAAATGAAGGCCGCCGGCAAGGATGTCAGCAAGTACAACCGCGCCGAGTTGATGAAGGCGGAATATGACGATACCGAACTGGCAAAGCAGGCCGACGAGCTGATCCGCACCTTCCAGGCGGATTCGGCGAAGCGCGCCGGCATCTTCCACCACCTGATCACGCTGCCGACCTACCACACGGCCGCGCTGTCCACCGACAACCTCGCCAAGGAATATTTCGGCGAGCAGGGCATGCTCGGCTATGTCAAGGGCGTGCAGCGCCAAGAGATCCGCCAAGGCATCGCCTGCGTCAAGCACCAGAACATGGCCGGCTCTGACATCGGCGACGAGCACAAGGAATACTTCGCCGGCGCCGCAGCGCTGAAAGCCGGCGGTGAGCACAACACGATGAACCAGTTCGGCTAA
- a CDS encoding CYTH and CHAD domain-containing protein — protein MNLRQPIEPDPAGVVTAIGSGEQAEIELKLLAPQEVLEKLFETPVIVQHARNRGGVRRLETVYYDTADGALFQRGMSLRVRRSGKHFVQTLKLPPDIQEPLARRQWEVPVEGMTPDLAQLPEIGGSVATLTPDALVPAFATRVRRHIRQLDLPDASVEIAFDVGTIEAGTRQQPLSEIELELKSGNAAALFDLGTQLLDAAPLQVGTQSKAERGYALAFDAMPRAKDAAPVNISVDHTVDDVVTLLMGACWHHLLSNHAVAEQAFAPESVHQMRIALRRLRTICTLFRHKIPSHAFETINSEAKWLMRQLGPTRDWDVCATMIASRVATTTPEVDFAGLSEAIEQQRMASHGRLQSVLDGRRYNRFLLTLGDCIERRSWRSDIDADALAALSQPMPPLADRILSRLRRKALKRGTHFRHLDIAALHDLRIELKKLRYATEFFSPLYAHHAPVKRYVARLARLQKNLGRICDIASIRRLLGSIQQDEHTALDLAVGTATGWQTRDGMAATKTLRKRWRRFKAAPAFWRQ, from the coding sequence TTGAATCTCCGGCAGCCAATCGAACCCGATCCTGCTGGCGTGGTCACTGCCATAGGCTCGGGCGAACAAGCGGAAATCGAACTCAAGCTACTCGCGCCCCAGGAGGTCCTAGAAAAGCTGTTCGAGACGCCCGTCATCGTGCAGCATGCGCGCAATCGTGGCGGCGTCCGCCGGCTGGAGACCGTTTATTACGACACCGCCGACGGCGCGTTGTTCCAACGCGGCATGTCGCTGCGCGTACGTCGCAGCGGCAAGCATTTTGTTCAGACTCTGAAGCTTCCGCCGGACATCCAAGAACCGTTGGCGCGACGGCAGTGGGAAGTGCCGGTTGAGGGCATGACGCCTGACCTGGCGCAGCTTCCCGAGATCGGCGGTTCGGTGGCGACACTTACACCCGACGCGCTCGTGCCTGCGTTTGCGACACGGGTTCGCCGCCACATCAGGCAACTCGATCTGCCCGATGCGTCCGTCGAGATTGCTTTCGATGTCGGCACGATCGAGGCGGGTACGCGCCAGCAGCCCCTGTCCGAAATCGAACTCGAATTGAAGAGCGGTAACGCCGCCGCGCTGTTCGACCTCGGAACGCAACTGCTCGACGCTGCGCCACTGCAGGTCGGCACACAAAGCAAGGCGGAACGCGGCTATGCGCTGGCGTTCGACGCCATGCCGCGGGCGAAGGACGCCGCCCCGGTCAACATCTCCGTCGACCACACAGTCGACGACGTCGTTACGCTGCTGATGGGAGCCTGCTGGCATCATCTCTTGAGCAACCATGCGGTGGCAGAACAGGCATTCGCTCCCGAAAGCGTACATCAGATGCGCATCGCCCTGCGCCGTCTTCGCACGATATGCACGCTGTTTCGGCACAAGATTCCGTCGCACGCGTTCGAAACCATCAACAGCGAAGCAAAATGGCTGATGCGACAGCTCGGCCCGACGCGCGATTGGGACGTATGCGCAACCATGATCGCTTCTCGCGTCGCGACAACGACGCCGGAGGTCGATTTCGCCGGCTTGAGCGAAGCCATCGAGCAGCAGCGCATGGCGAGCCATGGCCGGCTGCAGTCGGTTCTCGACGGTCGGCGCTATAACCGTTTTCTACTTACTCTGGGAGACTGTATCGAGCGCCGCAGCTGGCGCAGCGATATCGATGCCGATGCGCTGGCCGCCCTGTCACAGCCCATGCCTCCGCTCGCCGACAGAATTCTCTCGCGGCTGCGACGGAAGGCGCTCAAGCGTGGCACACACTTTCGTCACCTCGACATCGCTGCGCTGCACGATCTCAGGATCGAGCTCAAGAAGTTGCGCTATGCGACGGAGTTCTTCTCACCGCTTTATGCCCACCATGCACCTGTCAAGCGCTATGTAGCCCGGCTCGCCAGACTTCAAAAGAACCTAGGACGCATATGCGACATCGCAAGTATCCGCAGACTGCTCGGCTCCATCCAGCAAGACGAGCACACCGCGCTCGATCTCGCCGTCGGTACGGCGACCGGCTGGCAGACCCGCGACGGGATGGCGGCCACGAAAACGCTGCGCAAGAGATGGCGACGCTTCAAGGCGGCGCCCGCATTCTGGCGCCAGTGA
- a CDS encoding branched-chain amino acid ABC transporter ATP-binding protein, with protein sequence MPDDKFLDIQNLDAGYGRSQVLFGVNLSVPWRGGVAILGRNGAGKTTLMKAIAGELPVLGGAIRFDGRDMGALPTEQRIRRGIGYVPQEHAVFAKLSVRDNLAVGALTNRDSQAIDRVLEIFPKLGQRLDQFAGTLSGGERKMLAIGRAMLSDPKILLLDEPTEGVWIGVIEEITERLQALSKEIAVVIVEQHLDLALRVASRAYVLERGTVAMTGDAAAIREDPRLFQFLAP encoded by the coding sequence GTGCCTGACGACAAGTTCCTCGATATTCAAAATCTCGACGCCGGCTATGGCCGCAGCCAGGTGCTGTTCGGCGTGAATCTCAGCGTCCCGTGGCGTGGCGGTGTCGCCATTCTGGGACGCAATGGCGCAGGCAAGACCACGCTGATGAAGGCCATCGCTGGCGAACTGCCGGTGCTCGGTGGTGCGATCCGTTTCGACGGGCGCGATATGGGCGCATTGCCAACCGAGCAGCGCATCCGCCGTGGCATCGGCTATGTGCCGCAGGAGCATGCGGTCTTCGCCAAGCTGTCGGTGCGCGACAATCTCGCAGTCGGCGCGCTGACCAATCGGGACAGTCAAGCCATCGATCGTGTGCTGGAGATTTTTCCGAAGCTCGGCCAGCGGCTCGACCAGTTTGCAGGGACGTTGTCGGGCGGAGAGCGCAAGATGCTGGCGATCGGTCGCGCCATGCTGTCCGATCCGAAGATTTTGTTGCTGGACGAGCCGACCGAGGGGGTCTGGATCGGTGTCATCGAGGAGATCACCGAGCGGCTGCAGGCACTATCGAAGGAAATCGCCGTGGTGATCGTGGAGCAACATCTTGATCTCGCGCTCCGTGTTGCATCGCGAGCTTATGTGCTCGAACGGGGCACAGTTGCCATGACCGGGGACGCCGCCGCGATCCGCGAAGATCCACGGTTATTCCAGTTTCTGGCGCCCTAG
- a CDS encoding ABC transporter ATP-binding protein: protein MALLEARDVVKVFGKLTALNGAALTVAENEFHGLIGPNGSGKSTLMKCIAGAEVPTQGSVTFVGNDITQASPAERARAGMSLKFQITSVLPALTLYDNILLALQAQTSLWQLALSRTRGVLHDKVMAMLEQFRLADRALEPAAALSHGQQQWLEIAMALAPEPKLLLLDEPTGGMSLEERRVTGELLQPIKARCSLVIVEHDLDFIRDICDRLTVLDQGQILQTGSVQHVQSCPRVQEVYLRRA from the coding sequence ATGGCACTGCTCGAAGCAAGGGACGTGGTGAAGGTCTTCGGCAAGCTCACGGCGCTGAACGGTGCCGCCCTCACCGTTGCCGAGAACGAATTTCACGGCCTCATCGGGCCGAATGGCTCCGGCAAAAGCACGCTGATGAAATGTATCGCCGGCGCCGAAGTGCCGACGCAGGGGAGCGTCACTTTTGTCGGCAACGACATCACTCAGGCGTCGCCGGCCGAACGTGCACGCGCCGGCATGAGCCTCAAATTTCAGATCACCAGCGTGCTGCCGGCCTTGACGCTCTACGACAATATCCTGCTGGCGCTCCAGGCGCAGACGTCGCTGTGGCAACTGGCATTATCCCGGACGCGCGGTGTGTTGCACGACAAGGTCATGGCGATGCTGGAGCAATTCCGGCTTGCCGATCGTGCGCTGGAGCCAGCAGCTGCGCTGTCGCACGGCCAGCAACAATGGCTGGAGATCGCCATGGCGCTCGCGCCGGAGCCGAAGCTTCTGCTGCTCGACGAACCCACCGGCGGCATGAGCCTGGAGGAGCGCCGCGTGACCGGCGAGCTGCTGCAGCCGATCAAGGCGCGCTGCTCGCTGGTCATCGTCGAGCACGATCTCGATTTCATCCGTGACATCTGCGACCGGCTGACGGTGCTCGACCAGGGACAGATCTTGCAGACGGGATCGGTCCAGCACGTGCAGTCCTGTCCCCGTGTTCAGGAGGTTTATCTCCGCCGTGCCTGA
- a CDS encoding branched-chain amino acid ABC transporter permease, whose product MTQFSAASAARSADALRRWAVLPILELAVLAIGLVLPSLLQDYLTVYATRVLILCLFALSFDLVWGYAGIMSFGQAAFFGLAGYGVALLARDLGVTSMLLVLPAGILIGFAFALLLGGFLLLGRHPASVIFVALGTLTGSYACDRLARGWYYLGGQNGIPSIPPMTIGSCDLTEGAAYYYVALGFLVVVYLVCRFLMRSQFGLALAGLRENEQRIAFFGYNVQHLKAIIFSLAGAIAGLAGSLYAFHEGFVWPNMLGVVISTQVVLYVLFGGSGTLIGAVIGTIVIEAISFWLSNSYQDIWPIILGVLLLLVILFRPAGLVSLVLPERERVGSFGRPPGKG is encoded by the coding sequence ATGACACAATTCTCCGCAGCTTCGGCGGCGCGTTCTGCAGATGCATTGCGGCGATGGGCAGTGCTGCCGATCCTGGAACTCGCGGTCCTTGCGATCGGGCTGGTGTTGCCGTCCCTGCTGCAGGACTATCTCACCGTCTATGCCACGCGGGTGCTGATCCTTTGCCTGTTCGCGCTGTCCTTCGATCTCGTCTGGGGCTATGCGGGCATCATGAGCTTCGGACAGGCCGCGTTCTTCGGCTTGGCCGGCTATGGTGTGGCCTTGCTGGCGCGCGATCTCGGCGTCACCTCCATGCTGCTGGTGCTGCCGGCGGGCATCCTGATCGGCTTTGCCTTCGCGCTCCTGCTCGGTGGTTTCCTGTTGCTCGGCCGGCATCCCGCGAGTGTGATCTTCGTCGCGCTTGGCACGTTGACAGGTTCCTATGCGTGCGATCGCCTGGCGCGAGGTTGGTACTATCTCGGCGGACAGAACGGTATTCCGTCCATCCCACCGATGACCATCGGCAGTTGTGACCTCACTGAGGGCGCGGCCTATTACTACGTTGCCCTTGGATTCCTTGTCGTCGTCTATCTGGTCTGTCGTTTTTTGATGCGGTCGCAGTTCGGATTGGCCCTGGCCGGCTTGCGCGAGAATGAACAGCGTATCGCTTTTTTCGGCTACAACGTGCAGCACCTGAAGGCAATCATCTTTTCGCTGGCTGGTGCCATCGCCGGGCTCGCGGGCAGCCTTTATGCCTTCCATGAAGGCTTCGTCTGGCCGAACATGCTTGGCGTCGTGATCTCCACGCAGGTGGTGCTCTACGTGCTCTTCGGTGGCTCCGGCACGCTGATCGGCGCCGTCATCGGCACGATCGTCATCGAAGCGATCAGTTTTTGGCTCTCCAACAGCTATCAGGACATCTGGCCGATCATTCTTGGCGTGCTGTTATTGCTGGTCATCCTGTTTCGACCGGCCGGCCTCGTCAGCCTCGTTCTCCCTGAACGCGAGCGCGTCGGCAGTTTTGGCCGGCCGCCGGGGAAAGGCTGA
- a CDS encoding substrate-binding protein, translating to MSRDHSHLTRRRFLGNFAFASTAIATGIGSWVIPADWANAAAGPIKVGIGTDLTGPMGYAGNADANVARMVVKQINDAGGLLGRPLELYIEDTASNESVAVGNVRKLIQREKVDLVLGGITSSMRNAIKDVIVSRGKTLYIYPQLYEGKECTPYLFCTGPTPAQQCDEFIPWLIKNGGKRFALPSANYVWPHTLNVYARKVIEANGGEVVFEEYYPLDQIDFSSTVNRIISNKVDVVFNTIIPPGVGPFFKQLSEAGFLKNGGRLACVYYDENTLSINQPAEIEGLASCLDYFKALTPEQPFSAKLQDAYEKQFPGNFLFAAGSAATGTYRGLKLWEAAVKEAGSVERDAVAKALDHAKIAEGPGGPAEMVPGKRHCKMNMYTAVAKGGKYDIVARSSGLVDPKEC from the coding sequence ATGTCGCGCGACCACAGCCATCTCACGCGTCGGCGTTTTCTAGGCAACTTCGCCTTCGCTTCGACTGCTATCGCCACTGGCATTGGCAGCTGGGTTATTCCTGCGGACTGGGCCAACGCCGCGGCCGGTCCGATCAAGGTCGGTATCGGTACGGATCTCACTGGCCCGATGGGCTATGCCGGGAACGCCGATGCCAATGTCGCCAGAATGGTGGTCAAGCAAATCAACGACGCCGGTGGCCTCCTCGGGCGTCCGCTCGAACTGTATATCGAGGACACCGCTTCGAATGAATCCGTTGCCGTCGGGAATGTGCGCAAGCTGATCCAGCGCGAGAAGGTCGACCTCGTGCTTGGCGGGATCACCTCGTCGATGCGCAATGCCATCAAGGACGTCATCGTTTCCCGCGGCAAAACACTTTACATCTATCCGCAGCTCTATGAGGGCAAGGAATGCACGCCCTATCTGTTCTGCACCGGTCCGACACCGGCGCAGCAATGCGATGAGTTCATCCCCTGGCTGATCAAGAACGGTGGCAAGCGGTTTGCGCTGCCGAGCGCCAATTATGTCTGGCCGCATACGTTGAACGTTTATGCACGGAAGGTGATCGAGGCCAATGGGGGGGAAGTGGTGTTCGAGGAGTACTACCCGCTCGACCAGATCGATTTCTCGTCCACCGTGAACCGCATCATCTCCAACAAAGTCGATGTGGTCTTCAACACCATCATCCCGCCGGGCGTCGGCCCATTCTTCAAGCAGTTGTCGGAGGCAGGGTTCCTCAAGAATGGCGGCCGGCTGGCTTGTGTCTACTATGACGAGAATACCTTGAGTATCAATCAGCCTGCAGAAATCGAGGGGCTGGCGAGCTGTCTCGATTACTTCAAGGCGCTGACGCCCGAGCAACCTTTCAGTGCCAAGCTGCAGGATGCCTATGAAAAGCAGTTTCCCGGCAACTTTCTGTTCGCCGCGGGCAGTGCTGCCACGGGGACTTATCGCGGCCTGAAGCTGTGGGAGGCGGCGGTGAAGGAAGCGGGGAGTGTCGAGCGCGACGCGGTGGCGAAGGCGCTCGATCATGCCAAGATCGCCGAAGGACCGGGCGGGCCTGCGGAGATGGTGCCCGGCAAGCGGCACTGTAAGATGAACATGTACACGGCGGTGGCGAAGGGCGGGAAGTACGACATCGTGGCGCGCAGCAGCGGTCTCGTCGATCCGAAAGAATGCTGA
- a CDS encoding branched-chain amino acid ABC transporter permease encodes MDSLVMASFEIASFGAIVVLVVLGLGIIASMMGIFNFAQGEFVLLGAYVTYIVHAAGAPVWLGMLAAPFAVGALGFVLERLIVRRFYAAPIVAMLGTYALGLIIREVVRGLIGGLYLSVPEPIGGSVTIGNMHFSTWRLVIIIVTALVMLGSYLLLAKTAFGLRIRASLENPSLARASGISTNAIYGSTFAFGAALAGLAGALIVPVFTLFADLGLRFLIQGFVAVMVGGIGSFAGPVAGAGVIGTLSAALPWIISPVIADVAVFVLAIIFIKFRPQGLVAGKGV; translated from the coding sequence ATGGATAGTCTGGTGATGGCGAGCTTCGAGATCGCCAGTTTCGGGGCAATCGTGGTGCTTGTGGTGCTCGGGCTCGGCATCATCGCCAGCATGATGGGAATCTTCAACTTCGCGCAGGGCGAGTTCGTCCTGCTTGGTGCCTATGTCACCTATATCGTCCATGCCGCCGGGGCGCCGGTCTGGCTCGGCATGCTGGCCGCGCCATTCGCGGTCGGCGCGCTGGGCTTCGTGCTCGAACGCTTGATCGTGCGGCGCTTCTATGCCGCGCCGATTGTGGCGATGCTCGGCACTTATGCGCTCGGCCTCATCATCCGCGAGGTTGTGCGCGGCTTGATCGGTGGCCTGTATCTTTCGGTGCCGGAGCCGATCGGTGGTTCGGTGACCATCGGCAACATGCATTTCTCCACTTGGCGGCTGGTGATCATTATTGTCACTGCGCTGGTCATGCTGGGCAGTTACCTTCTGCTCGCCAAGACGGCGTTTGGCTTGCGTATCCGCGCATCGCTGGAAAATCCGTCACTGGCCCGTGCCTCCGGCATTTCCACCAATGCGATCTACGGTTCCACTTTCGCTTTCGGTGCCGCGCTTGCAGGGCTCGCTGGTGCGTTGATCGTACCGGTATTCACGCTGTTCGCTGATCTCGGTCTCCGTTTTCTGATCCAGGGCTTTGTCGCCGTTATGGTCGGTGGCATCGGCTCCTTCGCCGGACCAGTGGCCGGGGCCGGCGTCATCGGCACGCTGAGTGCGGCGCTGCCATGGATCATCTCACCGGTCATCGCCGACGTGGCGGTATTCGTGCTCGCTATCATCTTCATCAAATTCCGGCCGCAGGGCCTCGTTGCAGGAAAAGGGGTATAA
- a CDS encoding amidase produces the protein MAVALPTPDQILAVADQCGLALSDDDVTSFRALMQPSVDAYNAVAAMPDEVPEVKYPRTPGYQPSPEENKRNAWYRKTVVKGAFSGKLKGRTVALKDNIMLAGVPMMNGSSTLEGYVPDFDATIVTRMLDAGADIVGKVHCEHFCMSGGSHTNSTGPVHNPHKMGYSAGGSSSGSAVVVALGEADMAIGGDQGGSIRMPSSFSGTYGMKPTWGLVPYTGIMPIEIYVDHTGPMTSNVADNALLLEVLAGDDGYDPRIKAPVVQDYTKALGGGVRGMKIAVVREGFAQPGAETAVNESVREAAKRLASLGAEVEEISIPMHLTAASVWMPIGTEGMTQTMMYGDGYGLSRSDLYATSLMDAHRGWRGQADSLSETTKLMLLFGTYINNTFGSRFYGKALNISRRVTAAYDRALAKYDLLLMPTTPMKATKLPESGAPREEIIGRAFEMITNTSPFDISHHPAMSLPCGMVEGLPVGLMLVGKHFDEMTIYRAAHAFEQAGDWKSM, from the coding sequence GTGGCCGTTGCACTTCCCACCCCCGATCAGATTCTCGCCGTCGCCGATCAGTGCGGACTCGCGCTGTCAGATGATGACGTCACCTCGTTCCGAGCGTTGATGCAGCCGTCGGTCGACGCCTATAACGCCGTCGCAGCGATGCCGGATGAAGTGCCGGAGGTGAAGTATCCGCGTACGCCGGGCTATCAGCCGTCGCCAGAAGAGAACAAGCGCAATGCCTGGTACCGCAAGACGGTGGTGAAGGGAGCTTTCAGCGGCAAATTGAAGGGCAGGACCGTCGCGCTGAAGGACAATATCATGCTGGCCGGCGTGCCGATGATGAATGGCTCTTCCACGCTGGAGGGCTATGTGCCGGATTTCGACGCTACCATCGTGACGCGCATGCTCGATGCCGGTGCGGATATCGTCGGCAAGGTGCATTGCGAGCATTTCTGCATGTCGGGCGGAAGCCACACCAATTCGACGGGGCCGGTGCATAATCCGCACAAGATGGGGTATTCGGCCGGCGGATCGTCGTCGGGGAGCGCTGTCGTGGTCGCGCTGGGGGAGGCCGACATGGCGATCGGCGGCGATCAGGGCGGCTCGATCCGCATGCCGTCATCCTTCAGTGGCACCTATGGCATGAAGCCGACCTGGGGCCTCGTGCCTTATACTGGCATCATGCCGATCGAAATTTATGTCGATCACACCGGCCCGATGACGTCGAATGTCGCCGACAATGCCCTGCTGCTCGAAGTGCTCGCAGGTGATGACGGCTATGACCCGCGCATCAAGGCGCCGGTGGTGCAGGATTACACCAAAGCCCTCGGCGGCGGCGTGCGTGGCATGAAGATTGCCGTTGTGAGAGAGGGTTTTGCGCAGCCGGGTGCCGAAACGGCCGTGAATGAGAGTGTAAGGGAGGCTGCGAAGCGCCTCGCCAGTCTTGGCGCGGAGGTCGAGGAAATTTCGATTCCGATGCATTTGACCGCAGCGTCCGTTTGGATGCCGATCGGCACCGAAGGTATGACGCAGACCATGATGTATGGCGACGGTTACGGACTCAGCCGCAGCGATCTCTATGCCACCTCACTGATGGATGCCCATCGCGGCTGGCGCGGACAGGCGGACTCGCTGTCGGAGACGACGAAGCTGATGCTTCTGTTCGGCACCTACATCAACAACACCTTCGGCTCGCGTTTCTATGGCAAGGCGCTCAACATTTCGCGCCGCGTGACGGCGGCTTACGATCGGGCATTGGCCAAATACGACCTGCTGCTGATGCCCACCACACCGATGAAGGCGACCAAGCTGCCGGAGTCGGGCGCACCGCGCGAGGAGATCATCGGTCGTGCTTTCGAGATGATCACAAACACATCTCCATTCGACATTTCGCATCATCCGGCCATGTCGCTGCCCTGTGGCATGGTGGAGGGCCTGCCGGTGGGCCTGATGTTGGTGGGCAAGCATTTCGACGAGATGACGATCTACCGTGCAGCCCACGCCTTCGAACAGGCGGGCGACTGGAAGTCCATGTGA